In one Candidatus Hydrogenedentota bacterium genomic region, the following are encoded:
- a CDS encoding RNA polymerase sigma factor yields MRDEDQKALFMNWLNEHGPSVMKVARAYTLTAEDCQDLAQEILLQAWRSLPTFEHRASAATWFYRIALNTAMNWHRKDKPRRLTQQPLLEVHSATVGSNSADQVQHRDTVEQLYKAIHQLPKADAALVLLYLDDLSYREMAEILGISESNVGVKLNRAKKALSDLMKESAHVPG; encoded by the coding sequence CAACGAACATGGCCCCTCCGTCATGAAGGTCGCGCGCGCCTACACCCTCACCGCCGAGGACTGCCAGGACCTGGCGCAGGAGATTCTGCTCCAGGCGTGGCGCTCCTTACCGACGTTCGAGCACCGCGCAAGCGCGGCGACATGGTTCTATCGCATCGCATTGAACACCGCGATGAATTGGCACAGAAAAGACAAGCCGCGGCGCCTGACTCAGCAACCACTTCTCGAAGTGCACTCGGCAACGGTGGGGTCCAACAGCGCCGATCAAGTTCAGCATCGAGATACCGTCGAGCAGCTCTACAAAGCAATACACCAGCTACCAAAGGCCGATGCTGCGCTGGTGCTGCTGTACCTCGATGACCTGAGTTATCGGGAGATGGCCGAAATATTGGGCATCTCGGAAAGCAACGTCGGGGTGAAGCTGAATCGCGCGAAAAAGGCGCTGAGCGATCTGATGAAGGAGAGCGCACATGTCCCCGGATGA